In Scheffersomyces stipitis CBS 6054 chromosome 7, complete sequence, the DNA window CTTGTAGTATTTAAGTGTTCTAATATTGTTACTTTGGGCCCATGTTCTTCTAGAAGCTCTCATATTGAAATCGTGCACTCTTACTCAGATGCAAATTCCTAATTTCAAAAGCTAGGTTCCATTTTTGCACAAGCATGTGGCGATAGCTGGAACTGTGCGGCTCAATGTGCCAAAATGCATAATCCAGCAGCTTTTGCTATTTAGCCAATAGATGCAAAAGAATACATTATCAGCTGATAAGAACatgaaaatgaaaccaTACCCTAGCAAACTAACAAATcagtcatcttcttctctaccAAGCAGTATATAGCCAACCTCATGCTCTTTTAATGTTCTTGTCATTTCTAATTTGTTGCGATTATCTCGATTTCCCGCTTTTCTGTAGCGTTCGTAGAAGGAaaaaagttgcaaccataTTCGGGAAGTCCAACATGCCCACCAACACAACTGAAAACTTTCAGATTATTTTTTTATCCTTGTTTCAGGTTTCTTTGAATCTAGGCTATTGTGAAGatcatatatatataaatatacaAGTGTTCATCTTGGTATATCTCTACGCTCTTTTGCAATAACATTACTCTTCTCCATCATCTTCCTTTCACAATTACTGCGAAAAATgtctgaaaaagaagaaaatggttgcaacaTTACGGTTAAGCAAATAGAAGCAAATAGCAAACCTTCCACCGAgttgtcttcatcgtctAGAACCAGTTCGGCTTTAGAAATAAATTTTAGACCAGCAGTTGACATAGTTGGTTCAACTGTAGACTATGTTCCATCAAACAGTATTCAATACAATTTTGATTACTCCAGCTCACAATCCAGTAAAAACCTCTTGCCAAGTATCTCAACCTGCTCCAGCGGCGCCCATCTCTACGATTCCAAGAAGTGTCATACCAATTTCTGGAAGAATGATGACAGAATAGTCCAAAGTAGCTCCGACTTCAGCATTGCCAATAAGGCAAGTGATTCCTCTAGGTATTTCCTTAGAAATTCAACGCATCTATCGGAAATGGAAAATCCATCATATTACTTTCATTCTGTTTCCAACAGTATTGCTACCAACTGGACCACATCCAACACCTCTCaatcaatctcttcttctaaagTTGCTCAACAAACCCTTTTTcctacaacttcttccgAGATAACGTCAAACTCATCGATAATAGGAATCACAGAAAAGTCAGATATACAACTGTTGCTGAACCCTATAGCATACATTGATCTCAAAGAAAGTATACTAACTGACGAAGAGCTCAAAAACATTGATGATCAGTTTCCTACTCCGCCAAAGgtgttcaacaattttcTGGACTACTTCAATCCGGTGGTATACTATAGgaatttcaacttgggGCAATTTTTGGCAGTTATTGCTCTTATTTCTATTATTGTCTTTGGCTCTATTGGATATGTGATAATGACAGCTAGAAGCTACTATAAGCCTCTTGAACCTGAAGTATACGAAGTGTTGTCTTACTATAAATATCCAACCCTTTCAGCCATTCGTACATCTTTGATTGACCTTGACACGCCAAAGGAAGCTCATACCAAAAACAGCTTCCATGATAATGAACCCTGGAAATTGGTTTTCTCTGATGAGTTTaatgttgaaggaagaacttTCCATGAAGGGGACgaccaattcttcactgCTGTCGATCTTCACTATGCAGCCACCAATGACTTGGAATACTATACACCTCATATGGCCGAAACTATAAACGGAAGCTTGAGGATCACTATAGATGCTTACCAAACAAATGGTTTGGACTATATTTCAGCTATGTTGCAATCATGGAACAAACTCtgtttcaacaagaatgcAATGGTTGAAGTCAGCTTACGAATGCCTTCTTACTCACAATCAAAAGGTCTTTGGCCAGCAGTGTGGTCCTTGGGAAATTTAGCTAGGCCAGGATATATGGCCACAACTGATGGAGTATGGCCATATACATATGACGAATGCGACTATGGAATTACGCCCAATCAGTCTTCGCCGGATGGAATATCATACTTACCGGGACAGCGGTTAAGCAAGTGTACCTGTCTTGGACAAGACCATCCCAATCTTGGAGTTGGCAGAGGGGCACCTGAAATTGATATAATAGAAGGAACCCATGCTGGCTATGATGATTGGGCTCTTGGTGCACAGACATTACAGGTTGCGCCATTTGATCCCTGGTGGAGACCAGACTACGACTTCTTGACTATTGAAAACTACAACCATACTTCCATGAAAGCTGACACTGGTACCCCACAACAGGAGTCGATTGCTTCCACCACTGTGCTCAATCTGGAATGGTTCGAGAGTTTGAGAAACCGTTCTAACTATAGCCAGAGTTTACAGAACCACACCCATTTCCAGACTTACGGATTTGAATATAGAAGTgaaaagacagaagaaagagacaGTTACATTCAGTTCTTTGTTGCAGACGAAAAGACTTTTGGAGTATATGGAGATTCATTGCATCCAGCGGGAAATGTTGGTTGGAGACAGATAACCAGGGAACCAATGTCAttaattttcaacttgggGTTATCACCTACTTGGCAAACTATTGACTTTGCATCTCTAGACTATCCTGCTACACTTGAAATAGACTATATTAGAATATACCAACgtgaaggtgaagaagaaatgacTTGCGATCCACCAGATTATCCAACTGTTGATTATATCAATTCGCATATTGCTGCCTATCTGAACGTTAATTTCACCAGTTGGGAACAGGCTGGGTATAAAACTCCTCGAAACAGCTTTATGCATGGATGCCTTGCGCCAATTAAGtaatagaatatagacAGCGTAAAAGTTCATTTCAATACAAAAAAATGTAACTAAATGTCAAGAAATTCTATTCAAACAGTGGTTAAAGATTAAATGAATAAATCAAGAAACAATTCAGGACCCATTTGCTCTGAGAGATGTTTCTGTAGTGATTGCTCTTGGCCAGTGATCTTCAGTGATATTCTAGATATTTTCAGCCATTGTAAGAATATccaaaaattcaacaacGCCACTTGAGCAACCCTGACAACCTAAAAATTTGTAGAAAGGCAACTACTCCCTAtaaatatatttatatacGAAACTATGTTTACTAACCAGAAGTCTGTGATTGGAGAGAAAAAACCATTCACTCATAACTTCACATAATTCATATAAAAGACCATCGCAGCCGAAAAAAGCGGCCATGATCTATACAGTGCATATATTTGGTGatttaatttttcatctgAGCTGATTGATAGAATTTATCTTCTTGTCATATCTCAGTACCATTTCTGCTAGCTGGGAACAGACATATTTGTTCCTATACATCCCTTGTATATTGGCATAAGTATTCGCGACAATGCTTATTCTACGCGTTGTCTACGCTTTGGTCTGGGCTCTCTTGTCGGTATCTGTAGCTGGTAAAGAGGTTCCAGAGCCAAAGACGCATGTCTTTCATTTCAACTTAACATACGTGGACGCCGATGCAGACGGCACTTTCTCGAGGAGAATGATCGGTATCAACAACCAATGGCCACTTCCAACTATTCGAGTCAAGAAAAACGACAGAATCCAAATCCATTTCACCAACTTGCTTGAGACAAAAGCTTCATTACACTTCCATGGTTTGTTCCAGCAAGGAACGAATGCCATGGACGGCCCAGAAATGGTCACACAATGCCCCGTAGCACCAGGGTCGACTTTCTTGTACGATTTCAAGGTCACTAAACAAGCTGGAACTTACTGGTACCATTCACATTCCGGTTCTCAGTATGCAGATGGATTGAGAGGTATCCTCATCGTTGAAGATACTGAGCAGGACTatcatttccattttgacgaagaagtgGTTCTATCTGTAGGAGAACACTACCACCAGGAATCATCGGAAGTGTTAAGCAAGTTCATGAGTAGGTACAACCCTACTGGAGCAGAGCCGATTCCTCAGAATTCGCTTTTCAACGAAACCAAGAACGTCACATGGCATGTGGAGCCAGGAAAGACATATTTGTTGCGTATTGTGAACATGGGTCTTTTCACATCACAGTACTTATCGATCGAGGACCATACGTTCACCATTGTTGAGGCCGATGGGGTCTTTGTTGAGCCTCAGGAAGTAGACTCATTGTACATTGCTGTAGCACAGCGCTATTCTGTCTTGGTCAAGAGTAAAAAATCGACGAAGAAAAACTACCGTTTCCTTAACATCATCGACCAGGAAATGTTGGATGTCTTACCGGCTGATTTACAAGTAATTTCGACAAACTGGATGGTCTATAATGACGATGTAGAAATGCCCTCTCCATTAGAAAACAACGATAAGAGCTTCGAGAATCAATTGGCCAAGATGCATCCTTTTGACGATTTCTACCTTGTTCCTCTTGGTAAGGAGGCTTTGCTTCCAGATGCAGATGTTGTGATCACCCTCGATTTCACAATGGATGTCCTAGGCGACGGCGTAACCTATGCGCTGTTTAACGGTGTGTCGTATGTTCCTCCTAAGGTTCCTACATTATACTCTGTTGTGTCCAGTGGAAAATATGCCAACAATCAACAGGTCTACGGTTCCAACACCAACACCTTTGTAATCCAGAACAACGAAGTAGTTGACATTGTATTGAATAATATGGATCCAGGGAAGCATCCTTTCCATTTGCACGGACACACTTTCCAAGTGATCTCTCGTTCTCCGGAAGGCATGGATGAGGAAGATCCGATCAAGTTTGACCCAAACAACTCTAGCCATACGAACTATCCAGAGTATCCTATGATTAGAGACACTGTACAGGTACATCCCAATGGGTTTTTTGTGCTAAGATTCAAGGCTGACAACCCTGGTGTTTGGTTTTTCCATTGCCATGTAGACTGGCATTTGGAGCAGGGATTGGCTATCACCTTCGTGGAAGCTCCTTTTGAGATccaaaaacagaaaatcaTACCTAATCATTATGACAATTGTAAGCTGTCTAATGTTTCTACGATTGGTAATGCTGCTGGAAATTACGGCGAGACCAAAGAAAGCTGGTTGAATCTACAGGGAGAAAACGTCCAAGTAGCACCATTACCAGCCGGGTTTACTACAAAGGGCTACGTAGCTATGATACTTTGCACCTTGGTGGCAGTTTATGGAGTGTGGTCTATTTACAAATACGGAATGGAGGACGTCAACTCCGAAGACACCGAAGCCGTCATCCGCAAACTTTATGACATCTTACGAACGAATGGAGCTCTTGAACCAGAATatgatgatggtgatgAGGAACTCTTGATTGCATCATAGGTTTATAGCTGTATTgctattttcttcaaattaCGCAACTCAACTTTGAGAAATCTTCATTAATTTCTTTGCCTCAACAAGGCATCACTTAATAGC includes these proteins:
- the KRE6 gene encoding Beta-glucan synthesis-associated protein (go_component cell wall~go_process beta-1,6 glucan biosynthesis; cell wall organization and biogenesis), translating into NLGQFLAVIALISIIVFGSIGYVIMTARSYYKPLEPEVYEVLSYYKYPTLSAIRTSLIDLDTPKEAHTKNSFHDNEPWKLVFSDEFNVEGRTFHEGDDQFFTAVDLHYAATNDLEYYTPHMAETINGSLRITIDAYQTNGLDYISAMLQSWNKLCFNKNAMVEVSLRMPSYSQSKGLWPAVWSLGNLARPGYMATTDGVWPYTYDECDYGITPNQSSPDGISYLPGQRLSKCTCLGQDHPNLGVGRGAPEIDIIEGTHAGYDDWALGAQTLQVAPFDPWWRPDYDFLTIENYNHTSMKADTGTPQQESIASTTVLNSEWFESLRNRSNYSQSLQNHTHFQTYGFEYRSEKTEERDSYIQFFVADEKTFGVYGDSLHPAGNVGWRQITREPMSLIFNLGLSPTWQTIDFASLDYPATLEIDYIRIYQREGEEEMTCDPPDYPTVDYINSHIAAYSNVNFTSWEQAGYKTPRNSFMHGCLAPIK
- the FET3 gene encoding multicopper oxidase (multicopper ferro-O2- oxidoreductase~go_function copper ion binding), with the protein product MLILRVVYALVWALLSVSPKTHVFHFNLTYVDADADGTFSRRMIGINNQWPLPTIRVKKNDRIQIHFTNLLETKASLHFHGLFQQGTNAMDGPEMVTQCPVAPGSTFLYDFKVTKQAGTYWYHSHSGSQYADGLRGILIVEDTEQDYHFHFDEEVVLSVGEHYHQESSEVLSKFMSRYNPTGAEPIPQNSLFNETKNVTWHVEPGKTYLLRIVNMGLFTSQYLSIEDHTFTIVEADGVFVEPQEVDSLYIAVAQRYSVLVKSKKSTKKNYRFLNIIDQEMLDVLPADLQVISTNWMVYNDDVEMPSPLENNDKSFENQLAKMHPFDDFYLVPLGKEALLPDADVVITLDFTMDVLGDGVTYASFNGVSYVPPKVPTLYSVVSSGKYANNQQVYGSNTNTFVIQNNEVVDIVLNNMDPGKHPFHLHGHTFQVISRSPEGMDEEDPIKFDPNNSSHTNYPEYPMIRDTVQVHPNGFFVLRFKADNPGVWFFHCHVDWHLEQGLAITFVEAPFEIQKQKIIPNHYDNCKSSNVSTIGNAAGNYGETKESWLNLQGENVQVAPLPAGFTTKGYVAMILCTLVAVYGVWSIYKYGMEDVNSEDTEAVIRKLYDILRTNGALEPEYDDGDEELLIAS